The Leifsonia sp. ZF2019 DNA segment GTGTGCGTCCCGTATTTCGCGTACAGGTCGTCGGCGAGCGCGTTGGCCTTCGTCGCCTCGGCGTTCAGCCAGGTCGTGGAGTTGGCGTAGGTGTTCCACCAGTCGTCGTTCGTCTGGAGCCCGAGGTACTCCGAGACCCCGGCGCTGTCGGCGGCGGTGAGCACGCGCGAGACCACGTCCGTCGACGTGTTCTGCGTGTAACCGCTGAGGCCGCTCGGGTAGATGGTCGTCGACGCCTTGGTGTCGGCGGTCCACTGGATGACCTGGCTGGTGATGCAGGCGTTGGTGAGGGTGGTGAACTCGGACGCGAGCTGGGTCGACGTCCAGCCGTCCACCAGGGCCGGCTGGATGAAGCTGCCGTCGATGCGGGGGGGTGGTGGTGCAGGTGGGTGCGGCGGACGCCGCGGTCGCGGGGACGGCCAGCGCGGCGGCGAGGGCCGCTCCGGCGATCAGGGCAGCGAGGCGGTGCGAGGTGCGATGACTCATGCCTACTCCTTCGATGGGTGGTGCGATGCCGGCGACGGTGCCGATCGCGTTAATGGTGTACACCACTTGCGAAGGTTAAAGCAATGAAATCCCTTAAACGACGGGAGGAGGTGCGGAATGGATCAGACCATTACCGCGCATTCACCTCCACGCCGATCTCGAAGCTCCTGTGCCACGGGAGCGTCACCGCGTCGAGGCTCCACGACTCGTCCGCGGGCAGGATGCGTTCGAGGTAGGCGCGCAGCTCGCGTGTGATGCGGGCGATGGCGGCCGCCTCCGCGACCGGGTCGACGGGGCCGATGCTGCCGCCGAACTCGGCGCCGTGCATCGCGAGCCGGGTGCCGCTCTGGTAGGCGCGATCGTCCAGGATGCGCGTGAGCAGCGCAGCGCGCAGCGCGGCCTCGTCGGCGGTGCCGAGGGCGCGTCCGGCCCAGAGCGCGGTCGCCTGGGCCACGGCGCCCCCGATCGAGTTGCCCGCAGTGTTCCAGCCGCCGTAGGAGGCCAGCCGCAGGAGCAGGCCCTCATCCGCGAGTCGGTCGACCAGCTCGGGATCGCCGCCGTTGCTGAAGCGCACATCGGCGAGGGCGACGATCGCACCCGTGTCGAGGGCGGCGCGCACGGCCTCGACCGTCGCCTCGGTCGCAACGGCGTCGGAGGCGGGTCGGCTGCCGAAGAAGTCGCCGCGGGCCGGGTCGGGGGCGTGCGCGACCACGACCATGTCGGCGTGCTCACCGTCCTCGGCGACGCGTCCGCCGGATGCGACGATCTGCCGTGTCAGACTGTCGATCAGCGGGGCGTTCTCGAAGTTCGGGACCCGGGCCAGGCCGTCGGCCTCGCCGCACGCGATCCGCCAGACCGGCACGCCGACGCCGGAGGCGAGGGCCCGTGCCACCAGCACCGCGCCGACCTCGTCGGCTCCGGGGTACATGAGCACGTCGCGGCCGCGGGGGAGGGCGCGCGCCCAGTGGCGCAGCCACACCTGCTCCGCCGAGCCCGCCGAGTACGGCGCGGTGTCGTCCGCCGTCACCGTCAGCGTCTCCACGATGCCCTCCTCGTGCAGGGCCAGCGCGGCGAGGTTGATGGCGTGGTTGCGCAGGCGACGGCGTTCGAAGTCGCTGCGGACGTCGTCGGGGACGGCGGTGGCCGGTGTCCCCGCGGCGGCCTCCCCTCCGGTGACGTCCGCCTCCAGCTCGTGGTGGAGCGCGGCGCCGAGAGCGTGCAGCTCGCGGCCGTACCGGCTCCAGTACTCCGGCTCCTCGACGGCGGAGTACGAGTCGCTGGCGCGCATGATCAGCGACGCCGCCGTGATCCGCAGCTCCGGAGCGATGGTCGCGATCTCGCGCAGGAGGTCCAGCCGTTGCAGGGCGGCCGTCGTCGAGTCGGTTGTGATGCGGGCGGGGATGATGCCGCCGTGCACGAGCGTGTCGACGCACACCACCAGGCGGTCGGCCTGCTCGGGGCCGGCGGTCGTGGCGAGGTCGCGCAGCCAGCCGTGGAGCGCGCGCACGTCGGCGGGCGTGCGGAAGTCGGGCATCGCCTCCTCGGGCGGAAGCAGCAGCTCGGCTCCGGCGATCGCCGCGACCTGGCGCGGGAGGTCGACGTTGACCGGACGTTCATCGAGGGGGACGAGGGCGATGCGCATGGGACTCCTCTGATCGGCGCAGGCGAGGGCGGCAGCTGGCGGGGTGGGCGACGGTCAGCGTGAGCGGTGGATCTGGAGCTCGTAGTGGTACCGATCCCCCCGGTACGTCGACTCGGCGTACTCGACCGCGCGGTCCTGCGCGTCGAAAGAGATACGGGACACATAGAACGCGGGAGAGAATGCGGGCGCGTTCAGGAGCGCGGCCTCCTCGGGCTCGAGCACGCTCGCGCGGATGCTCTGCTCGGCCCACTCGATCCGCATCCCGTACTCGGTCTCGAGGATGCGGTACAGCGACTCGCCGCCGACGTTGTCGATCAGCCCGGGGAAGAGCTTCGGATTGAGGTAGGAGTCCTCCAGTGCCATCGGCTCGCCGTCGGCGGTGCGCGCGCGGCGGATGTGGAAGACGTCGTCGGAGGGGCTCACCCGCAGCTTGGCGCCCAGCCGTGCGCCTGCGGCGATGGTCTCCGTGACGAGCACCGACGATCCGGGCTCCAGTCCGCGGGCCCGCATGTCCTCGCTGAAGGAGGTCAGCTCGACCGACTTGGTGATGCGCGGCGCGGCCACGAAGGTGCCCGCTCCCTGCACGCGGTAGACGAGGCCCTCGTGCT contains these protein-coding regions:
- a CDS encoding DUF4127 family protein, which translates into the protein MRIALVPLDERPVNVDLPRQVAAIAGAELLLPPEEAMPDFRTPADVRALHGWLRDLATTAGPEQADRLVVCVDTLVHGGIIPARITTDSTTAALQRLDLLREIATIAPELRITAASLIMRASDSYSAVEEPEYWSRYGRELHALGAALHHELEADVTGGEAAAGTPATAVPDDVRSDFERRRLRNHAINLAALALHEEGIVETLTVTADDTAPYSAGSAEQVWLRHWARALPRGRDVLMYPGADEVGAVLVARALASGVGVPVWRIACGEADGLARVPNFENAPLIDSLTRQIVASGGRVAEDGEHADMVVVAHAPDPARGDFFGSRPASDAVATEATVEAVRAALDTGAIVALADVRFSNGGDPELVDRLADEGLLLRLASYGGWNTAGNSIGGAVAQATALWAGRALGTADEAALRAALLTRILDDRAYQSGTRLAMHGAEFGGSIGPVDPVAEAAAIARITRELRAYLERILPADESWSLDAVTLPWHRSFEIGVEVNAR
- a CDS encoding GntR family transcriptional regulator, whose protein sequence is MAEQHTKSERLRQHLVDVIDQGLEPHSKLPTERDLATEFDVSRLTVRRALDRLEHEGLVYRVQGAGTFVAAPRITKSVELTSFSEDMRARGLEPGSSVLVTETIAAGARLGAKLRVSPSDDVFHIRRARTADGEPMALEDSYLNPKLFPGLIDNVGGESLYRILETEYGMRIEWAEQSIRASVLEPEEAALLNAPAFSPAFYVSRISFDAQDRAVEYAESTYRGDRYHYELQIHRSR